In Mobula hypostoma chromosome 11, sMobHyp1.1, whole genome shotgun sequence, the following are encoded in one genomic region:
- the LOC134353846 gene encoding mucin-5B-like, with amino-acid sequence MKEGQCCGNCTQVSCIIEVPNKPPIILQPGKKMPDEKNNCTMYECEKIRGHFIPNIYNQWCPPLDYDNCEPGTIHMDSDGCCQTCTPKACSVTKNITYITHQGCQSKQEVPMTSCGGHCMTSSVYSAEANMISHKCSCCQELEISKKNITLLCPSGATTEFTYTYVTKCGCVSTECKRLTKQLAEPQA; translated from the exons ATGAAGGAAGGACAATGTTGTGGAAATTGTACACAGGTTTCCTGTATAATTGAAGTGCCAAACAAACCACCAATTATTCTTCAG CCTGGAAAGAAAATGCCAGATGAAAAAAACAACTGCACTATGTATGAATGTGAGAAAATAAGGGGACACTTTATTCCAAACATCTATAACCAATGGTGCCCACCCCTAGATTACGATAACTGTGAGCCC GGAACAATACATATGGATTCTGATGGCTGTTGTCAAACAT GTACTCCAAAGGCATGCAGTGTTACCAAGAACATCACCTACATCACTCACCAGGGATGTCAATCAAAACAGGAAGTGCCAATGACCTCTTGTGGTGGCCACTGTATGACCTCTTCAGT GTATTCTGCTGAAGCAAACATGATTTCACACAAATGCAGCTGCTGTCAGGAGTTGGAAATCAGCAAGAAAAATATCACCTTATTGTGTCCAAGTGGTGCAACAACTGAGTTTACCTACACCTACGTAACCAAGTGTGGCTGTGTATCAACAGAGTGTAAACGCCTCACAAAGCAATTGGCAGAGCCTCAGGCTTAG